A part of Gemmatimonadota bacterium genomic DNA contains:
- a CDS encoding UvrD-helicase domain-containing protein yields the protein MESLARILVATFTEKATQELVTRIRKTLREAERVWRASPPPRTSRNDDLSVLRERHGRRRQRHRRRGDAVAR from the coding sequence GTGGAGTCACTGGCGCGCATCCTCGTCGCCACCTTCACCGAGAAGGCGACGCAGGAGCTGGTCACGCGCATCCGCAAGACGCTGCGCGAGGCGGAGCGGGTGTGGAGGGCGTCGCCACCGCCGCGCACCAGCCGCAACGACGACCTGTCTGTCCTGCGCGAACGTCACGGGCGACGCCGGCAGCGCCATCGTCGACGAGGCGATGCGGTCGCTCGATGA